From the genome of Falco cherrug isolate bFalChe1 chromosome 14, bFalChe1.pri, whole genome shotgun sequence, one region includes:
- the TAT gene encoding tyrosine aminotransferase: MDSYLIQVSGHGDHAPMLDVHLKTNGNSVSSGKVKGRKPRWAVRASEMSKKTFNPVRAIVDSMKVEPNPRKAMISLSLGDPTVFGNLPTNDEVTQAVKEVLDLGHYNGYAPSVGYQSCRQAVAAYYSCPEAPLEAQDVILTSGCSQAIELALAVLANPGQNILVPRPGFSLYKTLALSMGIEVKLYNLLPEKAWEIDLKHLESLVDEKTACLIVNNPSNPCGSVFSKSHLQKILAVASRQCVPILADEIYGDMVFADCKYEPIATLSTNVPILSCGGLAKRWLVPGWRMGWILIHDRRDIFGNEIRDGLLRLSQRILGPCTIVQGALERILHQTPPEFYHNTLSILKSNADLCYAALSAIPGLRPVRPAGAMYLMVEIEMEHFPEFENDVEFTERLISEQSVFCLPATCFEYPNFFRVVITVPEEMMLEACSRIQEFCEMHYQGAEGAQDLECDK; this comes from the exons ATGGACTCGTACCTGATCCAAGTGAGTGGCCATGGAGATCATGCCCCCATGCTGGATGTTCATCTCAAGACCAATGGGAACAGCGTATCATCAGGGAAGGTGAAGGGCAGGAAGCCAAGATGGGCTGTCAGAGCTTCTGAAATGTCAAAGAAGACTTTCAATCCTGTCCGAGCCATTGTAGACAGCATGAAGGTGGAGCCCAACCCAAGGAAAGCTATGATTTCCTTGTCCTTAG GAGACCCAACGGTCTTTGGAAACCTTCCCACAAATGATGAGGTCACACAGGCTGTGAAGGAAGTTTTGGACTTGGGACATTACAACGGTTATGCTCCATCTGTTG GCTACCAGTCCTGCCGGCAGGCAGTGGCCGCGTACTACAGCTGCCCCGAGGCACCGCTGGAGGCCCAG GATGTCATCCTGACGAGCGGCTGCAGCCAGGCCATAGAGCTTGCCTTGGCGGTGCTGGCCAACCCAGGCCAGAACATCCTGGTGCCACGGCCTGGCTTCTCCCTCTACAAGACCCTGGCATTGTCTATGGGGATTGAGGTCAAACTCTACAACCTCTTG CCAGAGAAGGCCTGGGAAATTGATTTGAAACACTTGGAGTCTCTGGTAGATGAGAAGACAGCTTGCCTCATCGTGAACAACCCGTCGAACCCCTGTGGCTCTGTGTTCAGCAAGAGCCACCTCCAGAAGATCCTGGCAG TGGCATCAAGACAGTGCGTGCCCATCCTTGCTGACGAGATCTATGGAGACATG GTGTTTGCTGACTGCAAGTATGAACCCATTGCAACTCTCAGCACCAATGTGCCAATCTTGTCCTGTGGTGGCTTGGCAAAGCGGTGGCTAGTCCCTGGCTGGCGGATGGGTTGGATCCTAATTCATGACAGGAGAGATATCTTTGGTAATGAG ATCAGGGATGGCCTTCTAAGACTGAGTCAAAGGATCCTAGGACCCTGTACAATTGTCCAAGGAGCACTGGAACGTATCTTGCACCAAACACCTCCTGAGTTCTACCACAACACCCTCAGCATCCTCAAG tccAATGCTGACCTTTGTTACGCTGCCTTATCAGCTATCCCTGGCCTCCGGCCTGTCCGTCCCGCTGGAGCCATGTACCTTATG GTTGAGATTGAGATGGAGCATTTCCCTGAGTTTGAAAATGATGTGGAGTTCACAGAGCGACTCATCTCGGAGCAGTCTGTATTCTGCTTGCCAGCCACG tgctttgagTACCCAAACTTCTTCCGTGTGGTGATCACTGTGCCTGAGGAGATGATGTTGGAGGCCTGCAGTCGCATTCAGGAGTTCTGTGAGATGCACTACCAGGGTGCTGAGGGGGCCCAGGATCTGGAGTGTGACAAGTAG